From one Lycium ferocissimum isolate CSIRO_LF1 chromosome 7, AGI_CSIRO_Lferr_CH_V1, whole genome shotgun sequence genomic stretch:
- the LOC132062832 gene encoding uncharacterized protein LOC132062832, whose protein sequence is MHKHFCYLYCSHSCLALVWPTLITLGPEEAGTKTNCSYGNNHPNATQTSNKFNVGGSENWHYGFDYMDWARKNGPFFVNDTLVFKYDPPNPSGGFPHSVYLLPNYWSFIKCDFRRAKRIANPNQGAGEGFEFVLKKMQPYYFACGEHDGIHCNNGTMKFVVMPLKRWPF, encoded by the exons ATGCACAAGCATTTTTGTTACTTGTATTGTTCTCACTCATGTTTGGCATTAGTGTGGCCAACCTTAATTACACTTGGGCCGGAGGAAGCTGGAACAAAAACCAATTGTTCCTATGGTAATAATCACCCAAATGCTACTCAAACATCAAATAAATTCAACGTTGGTGGTTCCGAAAACTGGCATTATGGTTTTGACTATATGGATTGGGCTCGCAAGAATGGCCCTTTCTTTGTCAATGACACATTAG TTTTCAAGTATGATCCGCCAAACCCAAGTGGCGGATTTCCACACAGTGTATACTTATTGCCAAACTACTGGAGCTTCATCAAGTGCGACTTCAGAAGGGCTAAGAGGATAGCAAATCCGAACCAGGGTGCAGGTGAAGGTTTCGAGTTCGTGCTGAAAAAAATGCAGCCTTACTATTTTGCTTGTGGAGAACATGATGGCATCCATTGCAACAACGGCACCATGAAGTTCGTTGTTATGCCACTCAAACGTTGGCCTTTCTGA